The following coding sequences lie in one Anticarsia gemmatalis isolate Benzon Research Colony breed Stoneville strain chromosome 16, ilAntGemm2 primary, whole genome shotgun sequence genomic window:
- the LOC142979455 gene encoding uncharacterized protein LOC142979455, whose amino-acid sequence MAFWSLNNIVLCVVLFIMLSNTCTAIKCFECNSANNSACLEMHIPKMNAIVPVVDCAQTLPSDKNKEAFCRKITQTILHVDKTPEVRITRTCGWVKHKRECYKADNMDHLETVCQCFGDLCNAATSLQRVKMTVLQTVAALLAAYKTWRGF is encoded by the exons ATGGCTTTTTggagtttaaataatattgttttatgtgttGTGTTGTTTATAATGTTGTCTAATACAT GTACCGCAATCAAATGTTTCGAATGCAACAGCGCAAACAACTCCGCTTGCTTGGAGATGCACATCCCTAAAATGAACGCTATCGTGCCCGTCGTGGACTGCGCGCAGACACTCCCCAGTGATAAGAACAAGGAAGCCTTCTGCAGAAAGATTACACAGACGA TCTTACACGTCGACAAGACCCCTGAAGTCCGCATCACGCGCACCTGCGGCTGGGTCAAACACAAGCGAGAGTGCTACAAGGCAGACAACATGGACCACTTGGAGACCGTCTGCCAATGTTTCGGAGACCTCTGCAACGCGGCAACGTCGCTGCAACGCGTCAAAATGACAGTCTTACAAACTGTTGCCGCTCTTCTCGCCGCATACAAAACATGGCGgggtttttaa